From Candidatus Cybelea sp., one genomic window encodes:
- a CDS encoding leucyl aminopeptidase: MQVRLIHDAPDHARAGALIVPFFSDSPLEGTSAEVDTALGGTIADALASKEIAGRLGEHVLVYAKGQSYRRVLAVSLGERARFEPSFLARYAGSAVRYLGRRNVEEIAFALPGEAQGHEAACASFIAEGAITGAFETTLYQGKPERNIVTNDIAILAGSLNEAELQRGIARGSALGNAVNLARRLALTPANDMTPTHLAQEATKAAQAGGLEIEVFDEDRARREGMGSFLSVAQGSSQPPKFIIMRYNGDPGSKELLALVGKGITFDSGGISIKPAERMEDMKYDMSGGAGVIAAMSALGALKPKLNVVGIVPATENMPGGKATKPGDIVTAMNGKTIEVINTDAEGRLVLADGLTYANKLGATKIVDAATLTGACVIALGHASSAAVTNNEAFGAEFLAAAKPTGERYWQMPYYDDYLTAMKSDIADLKNTGGRAAGTLTAAAFLREFVDSTPWIHLDIAGTAYLDNESAWQAKGPTGTPVRAFIALVESLARGGAEKASPNGARTAEIKV, encoded by the coding sequence ATGCAAGTTCGTCTTATTCACGATGCGCCCGACCACGCGCGTGCCGGAGCGCTCATCGTGCCCTTCTTTTCCGATAGCCCGCTGGAAGGCACCAGCGCGGAAGTCGACACTGCGCTCGGCGGCACGATCGCCGACGCGCTCGCCAGCAAAGAGATCGCCGGACGCCTCGGCGAGCACGTTCTCGTCTACGCAAAAGGCCAGTCCTATCGCCGGGTTCTCGCCGTTTCACTCGGCGAACGCGCGCGCTTCGAGCCCAGCTTTCTCGCCCGCTACGCCGGAAGCGCCGTACGCTATCTGGGGCGCCGCAACGTCGAGGAGATCGCATTCGCGTTGCCCGGCGAAGCCCAGGGCCACGAGGCGGCGTGCGCTTCGTTCATTGCCGAGGGCGCGATCACCGGCGCATTCGAAACGACGCTCTATCAGGGGAAGCCCGAGCGCAACATCGTGACCAACGACATCGCGATCCTCGCCGGTTCGCTCAACGAAGCGGAGCTGCAGCGCGGGATTGCGCGCGGCAGCGCACTCGGCAATGCGGTGAACCTCGCGCGGCGCCTCGCGCTCACGCCGGCCAACGACATGACGCCCACACATCTCGCGCAAGAGGCGACAAAGGCCGCGCAGGCCGGTGGCCTCGAGATCGAAGTCTTCGACGAAGACCGGGCGCGGCGCGAAGGCATGGGATCCTTTCTATCGGTCGCGCAGGGCAGCTCGCAGCCTCCCAAGTTCATCATCATGCGCTACAACGGCGATCCGGGAAGCAAAGAGCTGCTGGCGCTCGTCGGCAAGGGCATCACCTTCGATTCCGGCGGCATCTCGATCAAGCCCGCGGAGCGCATGGAGGACATGAAGTACGACATGTCCGGCGGCGCGGGCGTGATCGCCGCGATGTCGGCGCTCGGCGCGCTAAAACCCAAACTCAACGTCGTCGGCATCGTCCCCGCAACGGAGAACATGCCCGGCGGTAAAGCGACCAAACCGGGCGATATCGTCACCGCGATGAACGGCAAAACGATCGAAGTGATCAACACCGATGCCGAGGGACGCTTGGTTCTCGCCGACGGGCTGACGTATGCAAACAAGCTCGGCGCGACGAAGATCGTCGACGCCGCCACGCTTACGGGCGCCTGCGTTATCGCGCTCGGGCACGCGAGCTCCGCGGCCGTCACCAACAACGAGGCCTTTGGCGCAGAGTTCCTCGCGGCGGCCAAGCCGACCGGCGAACGCTACTGGCAAATGCCGTACTACGACGACTACCTCACCGCGATGAAGAGCGATATCGCCGATCTGAAGAACACCGGCGGCCGCGCGGCGGGAACGCTGACGGCAGCGGCGTTCTTGCGCGAGTTCGTCGACTCGACGCCCTGGATTCACCTCGACATCGCCGGCACCGCCTATCTCGACAACGAATCGGCGTGGCAAGCGAAGGGTCCGACGGGAACTCCGGTCCGCGCGTTCATCGCTTTGGTAGAATCGCTCGCGCGCGGCGGCGCCGAAAAAGCCTCTCCGAACGGAGCGAGGACGGCAGAGATAAAGGTGTGA
- the panB gene encoding 3-methyl-2-oxobutanoate hydroxymethyltransferase has protein sequence MKAARNGRESARPYEPEKNPAIRRLTAGAIKRRKGKTIFPIATAYDAPFAQFVERAGIDVVLVGDSVGNVVLGYDETTPVTLENMIYHTQAVARGTTRAHIMADMPFGSYQVSNEDALRSAIALVKAGGACSVKLEGGRDQAERIRAITGAGIPVVGHIGVTPQTAGLGPGFKMRTHRDRLIDDARSVETAGAYAIVLEVVDYEISREITEMLSIPTIGIGSGPHCDSQVLVLHDILGMYPHSPSFAKRYAEIGEMATQALQAYARDVSERTFPA, from the coding sequence GTGAAGGCAGCACGCAACGGCCGGGAGAGCGCCCGTCCGTACGAGCCGGAGAAGAATCCGGCCATCCGCCGCCTGACGGCGGGAGCGATAAAACGCCGCAAGGGCAAGACGATCTTTCCGATTGCGACCGCGTACGACGCGCCGTTCGCACAGTTCGTCGAGCGGGCCGGCATCGACGTCGTCTTGGTCGGCGACAGCGTGGGCAACGTCGTACTCGGCTACGACGAGACCACACCCGTGACGCTCGAGAACATGATCTATCATACGCAGGCCGTCGCGCGCGGAACGACGCGCGCGCATATCATGGCCGATATGCCCTTCGGCTCGTATCAAGTGAGCAACGAGGACGCGCTGCGCTCGGCAATCGCGCTGGTGAAAGCGGGCGGCGCGTGTTCGGTCAAACTCGAAGGCGGCCGCGATCAGGCCGAGCGGATTCGGGCGATCACCGGCGCCGGCATTCCGGTCGTCGGCCACATCGGCGTAACGCCGCAGACCGCCGGGCTCGGCCCGGGCTTCAAGATGCGCACGCACCGCGATCGATTGATCGACGACGCGCGCTCGGTCGAAACGGCGGGCGCCTACGCGATCGTTCTCGAGGTCGTCGACTACGAGATCTCGCGCGAAATCACCGAGATGCTCTCGATCCCGACGATCGGCATCGGCTCGGGGCCGCACTGTGATTCGCAAGTGCTCGTGCTCCACGATATTCTCGGCATGTATCCGCACTCACCCAGCTTTGCCAAACGCTACGCCGAGATCGGCGAAATGGCGACGCAAGCGCTGCAAGCCTACGCGCGCGACGTCTCCGAGCGCACCTTTCCGGCCTAG
- a CDS encoding helix-turn-helix transcriptional regulator: MTLGKRIAARRRALGWSQNELARRAEVNHPTLFKIESDQRLNPSVSVVVRIARALGTSAETLYGLERDDSRLLVEANKSAMILEVRPIGRKLSEAARARAASFVTAALERAGAQVREASPSDAEDEAESPLPGQAGQLAKGGLALVEELGFLRRRVDALEVWRRTQEARARKRGAR; the protein is encoded by the coding sequence GTGACGCTGGGAAAAAGGATTGCCGCGCGGCGCCGTGCTTTGGGATGGTCGCAGAACGAGCTCGCGCGCCGGGCCGAAGTCAATCACCCAACGCTCTTTAAGATCGAATCCGACCAGCGGCTGAACCCCTCGGTCAGCGTCGTCGTGCGCATCGCGCGCGCCCTTGGGACGAGCGCTGAGACGCTCTACGGGCTCGAGCGCGACGATTCGCGCTTGTTGGTCGAAGCCAACAAATCGGCGATGATTCTCGAGGTTCGTCCCATCGGGCGAAAGCTCAGCGAAGCGGCACGCGCTCGCGCGGCGAGCTTCGTCACCGCCGCGCTCGAGCGGGCCGGCGCGCAGGTCCGCGAGGCCTCGCCTAGCGACGCCGAGGACGAAGCGGAATCACCGTTGCCGGGGCAAGCCGGTCAGTTGGCCAAGGGTGGTCTGGCGCTCGTTGAGGAGCTCGGCTTCCTTCGGCGCCGCGTCGACGCGCTCGAGGTGTGGCGTCGCACGCAAGAAGCACGCGCTCGAAAGCGCGGAGCGCGATGA
- the purF gene encoding amidophosphoribosyltransferase, with protein sequence MCGITGVFAPGRDAARLAFFALYALQHRGQESAGIAAADGGTIRSHKEMGLLGAIFDEEILSELSGYIAIGHTRYSTTGSSIVVNAQPLLERTELGDFAFAHNGNLTNTDELRESLSPTTVLQATSDSEIMAKLIVESKGSMFDRIASVLARARGAYSVVLCTQDELYAFRDPWGVRPLCLGALSEGGYVVASESCALGTVGAQYVREIERGEIVRITASGLETLRMPVEDAQQALCMFEYIYFARPDSRLNDRSVYMARYEMGRQLAREHPVEADVVMAVPDSAVAGGIGYAAESGLPYIEGLIKNRYIGRTFISPDQRMRSRGVHLKFNPVVENLRDQRVIVVDDSIVRGTTTPRIVALVREAGAREVHLRITSPPIKHPCYLGVDMATYDELIAANYTVDEIRRKTGADSLGYLSLDGLIGAVGRKREDMCLGCFVGDYPNVPSTHAPYELHATTA encoded by the coding sequence ATGTGCGGGATAACCGGAGTCTTCGCACCCGGACGCGATGCAGCCCGCCTCGCGTTCTTTGCGCTCTACGCGCTGCAGCATCGCGGACAAGAGTCGGCGGGTATCGCCGCAGCCGACGGCGGGACGATCCGTTCGCACAAAGAGATGGGCCTGCTGGGCGCCATCTTCGATGAAGAGATTCTCAGCGAACTCAGCGGTTACATCGCGATCGGCCACACGCGCTATTCCACGACCGGTTCGTCGATCGTCGTCAACGCGCAGCCGCTGCTCGAACGCACGGAGCTTGGCGACTTTGCGTTTGCACACAACGGGAACCTGACCAACACCGACGAGCTGCGCGAGTCGCTCTCCCCCACGACGGTGCTGCAGGCAACCTCCGATTCCGAAATCATGGCGAAGCTGATCGTCGAGTCGAAAGGCTCGATGTTCGACCGGATCGCCTCGGTACTGGCGCGCGCGCGCGGCGCTTACTCCGTGGTCCTCTGCACGCAAGACGAACTCTATGCTTTCCGCGATCCGTGGGGCGTGCGGCCGCTCTGTCTCGGCGCGCTCAGCGAGGGCGGCTACGTCGTCGCCTCGGAGTCCTGCGCGCTGGGAACCGTCGGCGCTCAGTACGTGCGCGAGATCGAACGCGGCGAGATCGTGCGGATTACCGCCTCCGGACTCGAGACCCTTCGGATGCCGGTCGAGGACGCACAGCAGGCGCTGTGCATGTTCGAATACATCTACTTCGCGCGCCCGGACTCGCGGCTCAACGACCGCTCCGTCTACATGGCGCGCTACGAGATGGGCCGGCAGCTGGCGCGCGAGCATCCGGTCGAGGCCGACGTCGTAATGGCCGTCCCCGATTCCGCCGTCGCCGGCGGCATCGGCTACGCTGCCGAAAGCGGCTTGCCGTATATCGAGGGGCTCATCAAGAACCGGTATATCGGGCGCACGTTCATCAGTCCGGACCAGCGCATGCGCTCGCGCGGCGTCCATCTCAAGTTTAATCCCGTGGTCGAGAACCTGCGCGATCAACGGGTCATCGTCGTCGATGATTCGATCGTCCGCGGCACGACGACGCCGCGCATCGTCGCACTCGTGCGCGAGGCCGGGGCGCGCGAAGTGCACCTGCGCATCACCTCGCCGCCGATCAAGCATCCCTGCTATCTCGGCGTCGACATGGCGACCTACGACGAGCTGATCGCCGCAAACTACACCGTCGACGAGATCCGCCGCAAGACCGGCGCCGATTCGCTCGGCTATCTCAGCCTCGACGGCCTGATCGGTGCGGTAGGGCGTAAGCGAGAAGATATGTGTCTGGGGTGCTTCGTCGGCGATTACCCGAACGTCCCGTCGACCCACGCTCCGTACGAACTCCACGCAACCACCGCCTAG
- a CDS encoding Bax inhibitor-1 family protein, producing the protein MAYRFQPQPPYGGPAAPAVPVNSMLAQVLGLTALGLCVTALAAWLFQGVPYGLGLVAMIVGFILLLAMNAARRNEPLSLILFYAFTFCEGIGIAPVVHQYLTAFGPDVVVNAALTTGLGMFALAAIVYGTGLDLRRFAGIFTIALLGLVVVGVISLFVRFIHPETYAWLTLVIFSGLVLIDFARLRAGGDGLTPVQMATSIYLDAINIFLALLQIFGGRRSSD; encoded by the coding sequence ATGGCTTATCGCTTTCAACCGCAGCCGCCGTATGGCGGCCCGGCTGCTCCGGCGGTGCCGGTCAACTCGATGCTCGCGCAGGTGCTGGGTCTCACGGCGCTGGGCTTATGCGTAACCGCGCTGGCCGCATGGCTCTTCCAGGGCGTACCATACGGGCTCGGCTTGGTCGCGATGATCGTCGGCTTCATTCTGCTCCTGGCGATGAACGCTGCGCGCCGAAACGAGCCGCTCTCGCTGATTCTCTTCTACGCATTCACGTTCTGCGAAGGGATCGGCATCGCGCCGGTCGTCCACCAGTATCTCACCGCCTTCGGGCCCGACGTCGTCGTCAACGCGGCCCTCACGACGGGGCTCGGCATGTTTGCCTTGGCGGCGATCGTCTATGGCACCGGGCTGGACCTGCGCCGCTTTGCGGGCATCTTTACGATCGCCTTGCTCGGTTTAGTGGTCGTCGGCGTCATCTCGCTCTTCGTGCGCTTTATCCATCCGGAGACCTATGCGTGGCTGACGCTGGTGATTTTCTCCGGCCTGGTACTCATCGATTTTGCTCGCTTGCGCGCCGGGGGAGATGGCCTCACGCCCGTCCAGATGGCCACCAGCATCTACCTGGACGCGATCAATATCTTCCTTGCCTTGCTGCAGATTTTTGGCGGGAGACGATCTTCAGACTAG
- the purD gene encoding phosphoribosylamine--glycine ligase — translation MRILVVGNGAREDALSWRLAQSPSCSAIFAAPGNAGTASRGENWEIAATDGKGITQRALGEKIDLVVLGPETAIAAGVGDRLREAGIAVFGPNRSAGRLESSKIFAKRFMDRHDIPTAKAIIVHSLDAARSALDAWQGGGVVVKADGLAAGKGVVVAPDTEAARAIVTDWYEHGKVPGGGLDLLLEEPLAGREVSVFAICDGRAILPFAGACDYKRAGDGDTGPNTGGMGAYSPPAGFPDDLYDCVRERILAPLLRGLLAEGEEYVGVLYCGLMWCADGPKVIEFNARFGDPETQVLVPRIGGDFAGLLGSAAQGAIDLSATTVLPHYCAGVVLATADYPRSSTPIEGLNAGTSLPEGCHVFWGASKRRDGTISSGGGRVLTVTALGDDLEQARARVYESVKGLATRLKAGGLTYRTDIGKL, via the coding sequence GTGCGCATCCTCGTCGTCGGTAACGGCGCGCGCGAGGACGCGCTCTCGTGGCGGCTGGCGCAATCGCCGTCGTGCAGTGCGATCTTCGCGGCGCCGGGTAATGCCGGCACCGCCTCGCGCGGCGAGAACTGGGAGATCGCCGCGACCGACGGCAAAGGGATAACGCAACGCGCGCTAGGCGAGAAGATCGACCTGGTCGTGCTCGGCCCGGAGACCGCGATCGCCGCCGGCGTCGGCGACCGTCTGCGCGAGGCCGGCATCGCCGTCTTCGGGCCGAATCGCTCCGCCGGACGCTTAGAGTCGAGCAAGATCTTTGCCAAGCGTTTTATGGATCGCCACGATATTCCGACCGCCAAGGCGATCATCGTGCATTCGCTCGATGCGGCGCGCAGCGCGCTCGATGCTTGGCAAGGCGGCGGGGTGGTCGTCAAGGCCGATGGTCTTGCTGCCGGTAAGGGCGTCGTCGTAGCGCCGGACACCGAGGCCGCACGCGCGATCGTCACCGACTGGTACGAGCACGGGAAGGTGCCCGGCGGCGGCCTCGATCTCTTGCTCGAGGAACCGCTTGCGGGACGAGAAGTGAGCGTCTTTGCGATCTGCGACGGGCGCGCGATCCTTCCGTTTGCGGGCGCCTGCGATTACAAGCGCGCCGGGGACGGCGATACCGGTCCGAATACCGGCGGCATGGGCGCGTACTCGCCGCCCGCGGGATTTCCCGACGACCTCTACGACTGCGTGCGCGAGCGCATTCTCGCGCCGCTGCTGCGCGGGCTGCTCGCCGAAGGTGAAGAGTACGTCGGCGTACTCTATTGCGGGTTGATGTGGTGCGCGGACGGCCCGAAAGTCATCGAGTTCAATGCGCGCTTCGGCGATCCGGAGACGCAGGTGCTCGTGCCGCGCATCGGCGGCGATTTCGCCGGGCTGCTGGGCTCCGCAGCGCAAGGCGCGATCGATCTGTCGGCAACGACGGTCCTACCGCACTACTGCGCCGGCGTCGTATTGGCAACCGCCGATTATCCCCGCAGCAGTACGCCGATCGAAGGTCTGAACGCCGGAACCTCGCTTCCCGAGGGCTGCCACGTCTTTTGGGGTGCGTCGAAACGCCGCGATGGAACGATAAGCAGCGGCGGCGGCCGGGTTCTCACGGTCACCGCGCTCGGCGACGACCTCGAGCAAGCGCGTGCGCGCGTCTACGAGAGCGTCAAAGGGCTGGCAACGCGCCTGAAGGCCGGCGGCCTGACCTATCGTACGGATATCGGCAAGCTGTAG
- the guaA gene encoding glutamine-hydrolyzing GMP synthase, translating to MAHTVLILDFGAQYSQLIARRARESGVYCEIVPYDTPWSALSLRNPDALILSGGPQSTLAAGAPEMDKEIVRAGVPILGICYGMQLLARDVGAELIQLDHAEYGPATLIVADRATPLFDGVPEESRVWMSHGDSVVELPSGYHPLAATARCHVAAMGNPKKKIYGVQFHPEVVHTEYGRIILDNFLHQIAGLGSDWAMESFLETSVQEIRTQVGGDKAICALSGGVDSAVAATLVARAIGEQLTCVFVDHGLLRKNEAAEVVAAFRDVLHLNVVAVDARERFLHKLEGVDDPERKRVAIGHEFISVFEQEAAKIPGVKYLVQGTLYPDVIESKTPQSKAGQKIKSHHNVGGLPEEMNLALIEPLRMLFKDEVRNLGRALGLPGAIVGRQPFPGPGLAVRIIGDVTQERLEVLRAADAIVREEIDGATLSPHPWQYFAVLTPVKSVGVMGDGRTYANLVAVRAITSEDGMTADWARLPHELLERISARIVNEVRGVNRVAYDITTKPPATVEWE from the coding sequence ATGGCGCACACGGTTCTGATTCTCGATTTCGGCGCGCAGTACAGCCAGCTGATCGCGCGGCGCGCGCGGGAATCGGGCGTCTACTGCGAGATCGTTCCCTACGATACGCCGTGGAGCGCGCTCTCGCTGCGCAATCCCGATGCGCTGATTCTCTCCGGCGGCCCCCAGAGTACGCTGGCTGCGGGAGCGCCCGAGATGGACAAAGAGATCGTGCGCGCGGGCGTACCGATCCTGGGGATCTGCTACGGGATGCAGCTGCTCGCGCGCGACGTCGGCGCGGAGCTAATTCAGCTCGATCACGCCGAGTACGGTCCGGCGACGCTGATCGTCGCCGATCGCGCGACACCGCTCTTCGACGGCGTTCCTGAAGAGTCGCGCGTCTGGATGTCGCACGGCGACTCCGTCGTCGAGCTGCCGTCGGGCTATCACCCGCTCGCCGCGACGGCCCGCTGCCACGTCGCCGCGATGGGCAATCCGAAGAAGAAGATCTACGGCGTTCAGTTCCATCCGGAGGTCGTGCACACCGAATACGGGCGCATCATTCTCGACAACTTCCTGCACCAGATCGCCGGTCTGGGCAGCGACTGGGCGATGGAATCATTCTTGGAGACGTCGGTTCAGGAGATCCGCACGCAGGTCGGCGGCGACAAGGCGATCTGTGCGCTCTCCGGCGGCGTCGACTCGGCGGTTGCTGCAACGCTGGTTGCGCGTGCGATCGGCGAGCAGCTGACCTGCGTCTTCGTCGACCACGGCCTGCTCCGCAAAAACGAGGCCGCCGAAGTCGTTGCGGCGTTTCGCGACGTGCTGCACCTCAACGTCGTCGCAGTCGACGCGCGCGAGCGCTTTCTGCACAAGCTCGAGGGCGTCGACGATCCGGAGCGCAAGCGCGTCGCGATCGGCCACGAGTTCATCTCGGTCTTCGAGCAAGAGGCGGCGAAGATTCCCGGCGTCAAATATCTCGTCCAGGGGACGCTCTATCCCGACGTCATCGAATCGAAGACGCCGCAGAGCAAGGCCGGTCAAAAGATCAAGTCGCACCACAACGTCGGCGGCCTCCCCGAAGAGATGAATCTCGCACTGATCGAGCCGCTGCGCATGCTCTTCAAAGACGAAGTCCGCAACCTCGGGCGGGCGCTGGGTCTGCCGGGAGCGATCGTCGGGCGCCAGCCGTTCCCCGGGCCGGGCCTCGCCGTGCGGATCATCGGGGATGTAACGCAAGAGCGGCTCGAAGTCTTGCGCGCGGCCGATGCGATCGTTCGCGAAGAGATCGACGGCGCGACGCTCTCCCCGCACCCTTGGCAGTACTTCGCCGTTCTGACCCCGGTCAAAAGCGTCGGCGTGATGGGCGACGGGCGGACGTACGCGAATCTGGTTGCCGTCCGTGCGATCACGAGCGAAGATGGTATGACGGCCGACTGGGCGCGCCTTCCGCACGAACTGCTCGAGCGAATCTCCGCGCGGATCGTCAACGAAGTGCGCGGCGTCAACCGCGTGGCCTACGATATCACGACCAAGCCGCCGGCCACCGTGGAGTGGGAATAA
- the tpx gene encoding thiol peroxidase, protein MTVGNVPQRAGAVAFKGNPMTLLGPELRVGDPAPDFELTAKDLSTVNREALLDAGKRAALLIVVPSLDTGVCSLESQKFNARLGELPEGVKAWVVSMDLPFAMTRWGTEQGGVALEMLSDYRGRSFGTNYGLLISELGLLARATVVIAKDGTVSYVQLVPEVASEPDYDAALKAAAAAAA, encoded by the coding sequence ATGACCGTTGGCAACGTACCGCAGCGAGCCGGCGCAGTCGCCTTCAAAGGCAACCCGATGACGCTGCTCGGCCCGGAGCTGCGCGTGGGAGATCCGGCGCCCGATTTTGAGCTGACCGCCAAAGATCTATCGACCGTGAACCGCGAGGCGCTCCTCGATGCCGGAAAGCGCGCCGCGCTCTTGATCGTCGTGCCGTCGCTCGACACGGGCGTCTGCTCGCTCGAATCGCAGAAGTTTAATGCCCGTCTCGGCGAGCTCCCAGAGGGCGTGAAGGCCTGGGTCGTCAGCATGGACTTGCCGTTTGCGATGACCCGCTGGGGCACCGAACAAGGCGGGGTGGCGCTCGAGATGCTCTCCGATTACCGCGGACGCAGCTTCGGCACCAACTACGGCTTGCTGATCTCCGAACTCGGGCTGCTGGCCCGCGCGACCGTCGTCATCGCCAAGGACGGCACCGTTTCGTACGTCCAGCTCGTACCGGAGGTCGCATCGGAACCCGATTACGACGCGGCCTTGAAGGCCGCTGCGGCCGCCGCCGCTTAG
- a CDS encoding DUF1297 domain-containing protein has product MNDAAAAALAAYDRSALTLCSIGSHSALEVAYGARAQGLRNLVVTAQGREQIYARHFARKESPVGRGCVDEVLELAAFPDILNESVQHELLGRNVIFIANRSFEVYLHATYGYDEIENRMLVPFFGSRRLLRAEERSLHAAVDQYTLLRRAAIRHPRRYASPDEIDRLVMVKAPHARVSFERAFFLASSPEEYYSTRDRLLEEGMISAHGITSARIEEFALGPSVNFNLFYSPLLDELELSGTDTRRQTNLEGFRNVPPSAFDAVRGIAMRLEEAGHIAATVVESLLGPAFEMGERFVKAARELVPPGIIGPFALQCIVAAGPPKELVCYDVSLRIAGSPGTRYTPYSAYRWGRDVSVGERIAMEVVMARDTNRLADVLT; this is encoded by the coding sequence GTGAACGACGCAGCAGCCGCAGCTCTGGCCGCGTACGATCGTTCCGCGCTGACGCTCTGTTCGATCGGCAGCCACTCGGCGCTCGAGGTTGCCTACGGGGCCCGTGCGCAAGGCCTGCGGAATCTGGTAGTCACCGCGCAAGGCCGCGAGCAAATCTACGCGCGTCACTTCGCGCGAAAGGAGTCGCCCGTTGGGCGCGGGTGCGTCGACGAGGTGCTGGAGCTGGCCGCATTTCCCGATATCCTCAACGAAAGCGTCCAACACGAACTGCTCGGGCGCAACGTGATCTTCATCGCCAATCGCTCCTTCGAAGTCTACCTGCACGCGACGTATGGCTACGACGAGATCGAAAACCGGATGCTCGTGCCGTTCTTCGGCAGCCGCCGCCTGCTGCGGGCCGAGGAACGCTCGCTTCACGCCGCCGTCGATCAATACACGCTCTTGCGCCGCGCCGCGATTCGCCATCCGCGCCGGTATGCTTCGCCAGACGAGATCGACCGGCTCGTGATGGTGAAGGCGCCGCACGCGCGCGTTTCGTTCGAGCGCGCCTTCTTTCTCGCGTCCTCTCCCGAGGAGTACTATTCGACGCGCGACCGGCTGCTCGAGGAGGGCATGATTTCGGCCCACGGAATCACCTCGGCGCGGATCGAGGAATTCGCACTCGGCCCTTCGGTGAACTTCAACCTTTTTTACTCGCCGCTGTTGGACGAGCTCGAGCTCTCCGGCACCGACACGCGCCGGCAGACCAATCTTGAAGGTTTTCGCAACGTGCCGCCGTCGGCGTTCGATGCGGTACGCGGGATCGCGATGCGCCTCGAAGAGGCCGGCCACATCGCGGCGACCGTCGTCGAGTCGTTACTGGGACCCGCTTTCGAGATGGGCGAGCGCTTCGTGAAAGCGGCCCGCGAGCTGGTGCCGCCGGGCATCATCGGTCCGTTCGCGCTGCAGTGCATCGTCGCAGCCGGACCGCCCAAAGAGCTCGTGTGCTACGACGTCTCCCTGCGGATCGCCGGCTCGCCGGGCACGCGCTATACGCCCTACTCGGCCTATCGCTGGGGGCGCGACGTTTCGGTCGGGGAACGGATCGCGATGGAAGTCGTGATGGCTCGCGACACCAATCGTCTCGCCGACGTGTTGACGTAA
- a CDS encoding formate--phosphoribosylaminoimidazolecarboxamide ligase: protein MNRPYTIATLGSHSALQILKGAHDEGFGTLAISNRDTERLYRDFAFVDDVIVLERYSQFMTLMDELQRRKCIIVPHGSFVAYLSLEEHKKMTIPYFGNKAVLDWEASRELQRDWLSRAGLKLPRQFRSGAEIDRPVIVKLYGAAGGKGYMFIRDAQDFEARAADLKEAYIIQEYVIGVPLYIHYFYSPLQNKLEIMSMDRRYETNVDSLGRIPAAAQEGMNVDPSYVVVGNQPVSLRESMLAEALRMGDDVVRVSQEICGPKGLFGAFCIETIITPDIQFYVMEISARIVAGTNLFIDGSPYSYLNYSEPMSTGRRIAREIKNALLTNNLRLVLDDSSVV, encoded by the coding sequence ATGAACCGGCCGTACACCATCGCGACGCTCGGCTCGCACTCCGCCCTGCAGATTCTCAAGGGCGCTCACGACGAGGGATTCGGGACCCTGGCGATTTCGAACCGCGATACCGAGCGGCTCTATCGCGACTTTGCTTTTGTCGACGACGTCATCGTTTTGGAGCGGTACTCGCAGTTCATGACGCTGATGGACGAGCTCCAACGCCGCAAGTGCATCATCGTTCCGCACGGATCGTTCGTCGCGTACCTCTCGCTCGAAGAGCATAAGAAGATGACGATCCCTTACTTCGGGAATAAGGCCGTGCTCGATTGGGAGGCGAGCCGCGAGCTGCAGCGCGACTGGCTCTCGCGGGCCGGCCTGAAGCTGCCGCGCCAGTTCCGCAGCGGCGCCGAGATCGACCGGCCGGTTATCGTAAAGCTCTACGGGGCGGCGGGCGGTAAAGGATACATGTTCATTAGAGATGCGCAAGATTTCGAGGCCCGCGCCGCCGATCTCAAGGAAGCCTACATCATTCAGGAATACGTCATCGGCGTACCGCTCTACATTCACTATTTCTATTCGCCGCTGCAGAACAAGCTCGAGATCATGTCGATGGATCGCCGCTACGAAACCAACGTCGATTCCCTGGGGCGCATCCCGGCCGCCGCGCAGGAAGGCATGAACGTCGACCCTTCGTACGTCGTCGTCGGCAATCAGCCGGTCTCGCTGCGGGAGTCGATGCTCGCCGAGGCGCTGCGCATGGGCGACGACGTCGTGCGCGTGAGCCAGGAAATCTGCGGACCCAAGGGCCTCTTCGGCGCCTTCTGCATCGAAACGATCATCACGCCCGACATTCAGTTCTACGTGATGGAGATCTCGGCGCGCATCGTGGCTGGAACGAACCTCTTCATCGACGGCTCGCCCTACTCGTATCTCAACTACTCCGAGCCGATGTCGACGGGGCGGCGGATCGCGCGCGAGATCAAGAACGCTCTGCTGACGAACAACCTCCGCCTGGTCCTGGATGATTCGAGCGTCGTATAA